The segment AGAGTAGCTTTTTTTCGGCAGGCGAATAGCTGGGGTCTTGTGCTAAATTGCTCAAATCGAAAGCGGGCTGAAGCTGCACCTTGCTTTGGCTGCTCAATTTCATACCTGCGGGCAAGGCTGCCTGCATTACCTCACCTATCGGCGCAAGGTAGTAATCGGCTATCCACTGCCAAAATTCGAGATGAGCTTCTTCTAAATACGGTTTTTTGTCTAAAATATCTAAAATGTACTTAACACTTCTTACCTCTGGCGGAGTCTGGTGAATCCGTCTGACCATTCCTGTAAGCAAGCCCCTACCGCCAAAATTGACCAAAACACGCATGCCCACTTCAAGGTCTTTTTCCCATTGGCGCGGAAGGCGGTAGGTAAAAGTCCCTTTTAGCGGCACAGGAAGCCATACGTCGGCAAAATAAGTGAGTTCCTCTTTATGGGCAGAGGGCGCATTGAAAAGCAGTGAAGACAAGGGAGCGAAAATAAAAAGTGGAAAATAAGCCCTTCTATCGGGCTTTATCCTAAACGAGGAGAGAAGAAAAGACTGACACGCAAATTTAACAAAAAAACATCTTTGTCCTACCTTTATTTGCCCTACCGCTCTTTTTTAGACTTATGCTATCCCCTATATCCTGCGCCTTTACTACGAGGCTGAAATTTAGAACAAAGATGGGTTTCGCCTACCTTACCGCCATGCTTTTCCATAATTTCCATAAAATCTTCTTTGCTTTTTACGCGCTCATATTGCTCTCTAATGGGTTCATAACAGAACAGAGTCCCCCAAAAGCCTTGTCCATACACGCTATAATCCGAAAAAGCACAACCAAAACAGCATTTAAGACGATAAGCGTCAGCAAGTTTTTCCTGAATTTGCTGCAAAGCCGTTTCAAAGAAGTCGCCTTTGCCCTCATACAGAACCTTTGCGTTGGGAAGGGTGAGCGTTAAGTTTAACATTTGTTTGGCAGGATTTTTTTGCAAGATGATAACAATTTGAAGACTTGCCACTACCCTTTCCGACATATCCAGATTCGTAACCTCCAAAGGCAAGACAAACGCCATTTCATAGTTGGTTAGAAAACCTTGCTCACAGAGGCTAAAACGTTTCGGCAAATCGCCAAGAGCAGGAAGGTAAGATTTTGAGGTCAGACCAAAATCATCTAACATATCGCCCACAAAGGTAAAACCTTCAAGCACAAGCGTAAATTGTCCCTCGTAGAGATGCAGGTCTGTATAGATTTCACCGACAGAATCGCGATAAATCACTTTAAAGGTTTCCAATTTTGATATATTTTATATGATTTTTTATTAAAAAATAAAAACTTTGGACAAGTTTGGACAAGTGTTGCACGTTGAAATATCGCAGCAAAAGCATCAAGATAATAAAAAATGCCATTTTGTCATAAAGCAAGTACAATGCGCCCAATTTTTGCTATCTTTATCGCATCTTTTTTCTGACCTATATGACCCTTTTAGCCCAAAGACTTCAAAAACTACTTACCGAAATAGACCTTGCCCCTACGCCCGAAGCACGCCTCGATGCCAAGCTCAAAGTGGCATGGGAGTATATGGTGATGGGCAACCCAAGTGAATCGTATCGCTGGTGT is part of the Hugenholtzia roseola DSM 9546 genome and harbors:
- a CDS encoding DUF6304 family protein, yielding METFKVIYRDSVGEIYTDLHLYEGQFTLVLEGFTFVGDMLDDFGLTSKSYLPALGDLPKRFSLCEQGFLTNYEMAFVLPLEVTNLDMSERVVASLQIVIILQKNPAKQMLNLTLTLPNAKVLYEGKGDFFETALQQIQEKLADAYRLKCCFGCAFSDYSVYGQGFWGTLFCYEPIREQYERVKSKEDFMEIMEKHGGKVGETHLCSKFQPRSKGAGYRG